Sequence from the Paenibacillus tundrae genome:
TCTGGACGTTCACGCATAGCGAGCGCAGCGCCAGCAGCTCCTTGTGGTGCTGTCTGATACCCAATTTCTTTCACACGTGTAACTTGTGCCGACATGGACTCTACATGTTCTGGGGCAAATAACGCGGGAACCAAACCATCCACGAAATTCACAATTCCATCCGTCTGTATCGTTGACACGGCACGAAGTCGTTTTTCTTTCCCCTCTTCGCTATCCGGGTAAGCCGTAGAATGAATCAAACCAAAGGCATTGAGTCGTTCTGGATGACGCTGAGCAATAGACAAGGCGATGTAACCTCCCATGGAGTGACCAAGCAGAGTTGCCTTTTCTACCTTTAACTCATCCATTAATTGCAGTACATCATTGCCCATCTGATCCATCGTATAACTTCCTACAGGCGCATCCGTTTTCCCGTGTCCACGCAGATCAGGCACGATACAGCGATAGCTTCGTGCAAGCTCAGGTACCACTTCATCCCAATAGGAAGAGCTACCACAATATCCGTGGAGTAAGATCAGCGCATCTCCTTGACCTTGTTCAGCATAACAAATTGTCGTTCCATCACACATCACTTTTTCCATATGTATCCCTCTCTCTACACATAATAAATGCACTTGCGTTCATTGTAATGAATCTGGTTCATTCACTTCAAGTTCATGTTCAAAAAGGGAAATCCCATCAGGCATACTTCGTAATCAAAAGCGGACTTTTTGAACAACCTCTCAAGCTGAAGCTCAGGTTGTATATTATTAAGCTTTCCTATCAGGAATGAAACGTTTGTCCCGAAACTGCTGCTTTCAACACGGCTTCTGCAATCATGTGGGACATGTTCATCACCTGGTGAAGAGACGTCATTTGCAGCACAGTATATGGTCTTGGCCCATTCGCATTCACCACAGCGGCTACACTATAATGTCCGACGGATGGCAGGTTGCCCCCTACAGATTCAGCTGGATTCAAGGCCTGATTAAAAAGGTAAAAGTGACCTATCGCAGCCTTCGGCCCCAGACACGCATCAATGGCAATGATGACTTGATGTGGCGGGATGCATGCCAGCTTCTGTTGCAGCGTGTCTGCATCACAAGGATATGGCATTGTTCCTATAACATGCCCCACTCCTTTTCCTTCCAGCAAACTCCCTGTTAACGGCCCGAGTGCATCACCTGTAGAACGATCTGTACCAATACACACAAAGGTGATCTCATCTGGGGAGTGAACCTGATATATGTTGTGGAAAAATAAATCTAGCTCTTCTCCCTGCACACTTCTACGGGTTTCTCGATTCTGCTTGCGGATCAATTCCCGCTTATATGCTGCCAAAAACATTTCCTCCTTCGCACATCGTATGGATGTCGACTGTTATTGTATCCATCATTTTACCCGATGCCCTCTTTTCCCGCAAAAGCATTCGCCTGAGCCAGTCCAATCATGATACAATGACAACAGTTTCCGATAGGGAAGGGATGGACATAACGATGGATTTAACGCAAGCAAGTACTGCCAACATGGAATATATGATTGAGGCAATCAAAACCAAATTGCGGATGGCGAGTGGAGCCGCAATGCAAGGATCATCTTTTCCACTGGAAAAGTATGAAGACCTTCACGATCTGTATGAGATGGTTATGGGAAAAGAACACTTGAGCATCTCTGAGGTTGAAGCTGTAGCTTCTGAACTTGGTAACCTGCGCAAGTAACTTCTCTCCTGTCAGATTGTCAAATAGCATGATGGCTGACTACAGTTGATACTACATCGCAGAGTGCAACGAAAGAAGCCTTAGCACAGAAGAGGATCTATTCTCCACATCATTGTGGGAATAGATCCTCTTCTGTTTATTTATTTTCCAATATTCATAGGAACAGATTCAGTACAAATCCGCATCATCCTGAACACTAATGCATCAGAACATAACTTCTTATGGTAGATCAATCAATACAAATTCAGCAGGCTCGCTGCCCGTTCCAGTGATCTGCAGATCACAGCTCTTACGAATTCGTGCTGCATCTCCAGGTTTAAGATCGAAGTTGCCATCTGCACATTCAATGGAGATATGACCACTGATCAGGAAAAGGTGTGTCCGCCTATCTTCATGTTGTGGATACATTAGCTTTTTGCCAGATTCCAATTTGGACAAATAACATGTAACGTCCTGATGAATAGGTAACGCATCCTCCGTGCCTTCCCCGGCTTGCCCTGACACGATAGGGCACAAACGGTTCAGATGATCCTCCGGCTGAAAACGCCGGTTCGTATACGTTGGCTTTGCTTTCCGCTCAGAAGGCAAGAACCACATTTGCAGAAAACGTACCGGCTCCTCTGTTGAAGGATTGGTCTCCGAATGCTCTACTCCTGTCCCCGCACTCATCACTTGTACGGTTCCGGGTTCCAGCAATTCTTCTGTTCCCATTGTATCTGTATGCTTCAACGTGCCTGAAATGACATAACTAACAATCTCTAGATCATGATGTGGATGTCTCTTAAAGCCCTCTTGCGGCATCAGCGTGTTGTCATTATGAGCTAACAGGCAGCCAAAATGGGCATTGCTTGGGTCATCATAATCTGCAAAAGAAAAGCTAAACTCACTGTGTATCCAACCGCGATCCGACGTGTGCCTTTCTTCCGATGTCACTACTTTAATCATGTTCATCCACCTCCAAGGGTTAGAGCTGCCAGTATCTCTCCAGCAGTCCTTCATGTAAACGAATTGTATAGATTCATACCAGTTGGTATGTCATGTTTACCCTTGGTTAGACCATTCTAATCATGCACTTTAGTTCAGTTTATACGCTTTTTTTAGTTGATTGTAAAATGAATTCACTCTCTGCCCGTCCTACAATTGTGCCAGCATCATTTCGGATATCTGGTGGATATATTTCGCGTAACCTTGCAATCGTTGCTTGGTTCGCATAACCAATCTGCTCAAGAATTGACTGGGCAATCCAAGCCCATTCTTCCTCTGAACCATCAAGGATCTTAAAGGTGATGCCTAATCTTTCTTTTTTGAGCGCAAAACCGAATACACCCTTGAATCCGCCCTTGGCTACGATGTTGTCGTCTTCCAGTAGAACAGAGTCTACGCGATGAGTACCACCTACCATGAGTGGAAATTCGTTCATTGCTGCTGTAATGGTCTCTACCGCACTGCGTGTCGAAGCATCCTCGATTAGATCTGGACAGGCTAATTTCAGATAAGCGTTCGATAATGCTGATAATGGCAACGAAAATACCGGAAAGCCGCAGCCATCCGTCCCTAGTTGAATTTCATGCTGCTCAATTCCGGCCATGTACGCCATCGTCTCTAAAATCTCGCGCTGTACCGGATGTTCTCGCTCAGCGTAACTGCCTAGATCAACCTTCTTCATCTGACTGTATCCAAGAATACCTAAGTGTTTCCCTGAACAGTTATGCAAAATCCGGCGCTTCTCTCCCTGACCACGTAACCATTCATTTCGACTCTCCTCATTGAGAGGGTAACTCGCCGCACAGACTAGACATTCTTCTCCCAGTCCGATTTTGGCAGATAACTGCTCCAATACTTGGATATGAACTGGTTCTGATCGATGTGAGGATGCCATAATAGCAATCTCTTGAGCAGATAACCCATAGTGAGACGCAATTCCTGCACGAATGCCTGGAATGGCTTGAAACGGTTTGGCTGATGAACGCGTAAACGCTCTAAAATGTGGATTACCTACTGAATAAACCACTTTACCGTATTCGTCTGTAATACTTATGTGACCGTAGTGGGCGCACTCCATCTCGCCAGCACGGTATTCTTTAACTAACAGGGCACTCTCCATGCGAGTTCTCTCCTTTATGCTCCCATAATCATATCTGCTTTGCGTCACGACGCCGCATGGGATATCTTAATTAGTATAGTACAAAAACTTCATTTTTACAGTTTTTTCGACATATCTTTCGGGTAAAGCATTAACCATATTCCCATCTGACTACTTCAACGGAGGAGATACTCATCATGCTACGTAACGCCCAGTCCTCACCGAGCTTTTTGGCTAAACCCAATTCACCAATTCGTGCTCTACTTATATGGAGCATCGCAGGCATTGTCATGAGTTCTGTCGTTGTATTTCTTATTGCTGCTCTTGCCTCCATCCTGGGCACGGATGTGATTTTGCAATGGGATCATCAGATCCAACGTTTATTCTATCTTCATTCCGAAACTCGTCTTCAACTGTTTCCTTTCACTTCGTTTATTACTGCGCTTGGATCCTTTAAGATCTCTGCTCTCGCAGCCATCGGCTTCACGCTCCTGTTTTTCCTACAGCGAATTCCTCGGTTCTACTTGTATGGATATGCGTTATTGGGCAGTTTCGCCATTATGTGGGCACTGAATACTGGATTAAAAGAGATTTTCCAACGTAGCAGACCCGAGCTTGAGCATCTATTAGTTGTTCACGGCTATAGCTTTCCTAGTGGACATGCCATGATCTCCATGGGCTTTTACGGCATGCTCTTCGTCATCTGGGCTATTGAACGGCAATTACGAACATCCAGACCAGGAATTCCTATTTTATGTGGCATCATATTTGTAACGTTGATTGGTCTAAGTCGGATCATGTTAGGTGTTCATTATCCTTCCGATGTTTTCACTGGATTCATGGCAGGTCTAGCTTGGATTCTCTGCATGATTCCTGCTATTAAACAGCGGAGCTAAGAGCGCGGACAAGATACATTACATATAAATTTCCAGCGGTCTAACGACAAGTTTAACTGTTTCACCTCGAAGCACGGCGTTTATATACGAAGTAAGCAAACGCGAACAGACAACATCCTACATCAAGTTAAAAGGAGGCGGTTGTTATGTGGGGCATTATTATCAGCATAATCATGGCGGTCATTATTGGTTTGATCGGAGATGCACTTGCCGGTCACAACATGCCCGGAGGTATCATCGGCGCAATGATTGCCGGATTTGCAGGAGCCTGGTTAGGAGCACTCTTGCTTGGTAACTGGGGACCAGTTATCGGTAACTTTGCAGTGATTCCAGCCATCATTGGTA
This genomic interval carries:
- a CDS encoding phosphatase PAP2 family protein codes for the protein MLRNAQSSPSFLAKPNSPIRALLIWSIAGIVMSSVVVFLIAALASILGTDVILQWDHQIQRLFYLHSETRLQLFPFTSFITALGSFKISALAAIGFTLLFFLQRIPRFYLYGYALLGSFAIMWALNTGLKEIFQRSRPELEHLLVVHGYSFPSGHAMISMGFYGMLFVIWAIERQLRTSRPGIPILCGIIFVTLIGLSRIMLGVHYPSDVFTGFMAGLAWILCMIPAIKQRS
- a CDS encoding asparaginase — encoded protein: MESALLVKEYRAGEMECAHYGHISITDEYGKVVYSVGNPHFRAFTRSSAKPFQAIPGIRAGIASHYGLSAQEIAIMASSHRSEPVHIQVLEQLSAKIGLGEECLVCAASYPLNEESRNEWLRGQGEKRRILHNCSGKHLGILGYSQMKKVDLGSYAEREHPVQREILETMAYMAGIEQHEIQLGTDGCGFPVFSLPLSALSNAYLKLACPDLIEDASTRSAVETITAAMNEFPLMVGGTHRVDSVLLEDDNIVAKGGFKGVFGFALKKERLGITFKILDGSEEEWAWIAQSILEQIGYANQATIARLREIYPPDIRNDAGTIVGRAESEFILQSTKKSV
- a CDS encoding GlsB/YeaQ/YmgE family stress response membrane protein yields the protein MWGIIISIIMAVIIGLIGDALAGHNMPGGIIGAMIAGFAGAWLGALLLGNWGPVIGNFAVIPAIIGTALFVFLLGLVSRLFRQAA
- a CDS encoding pirin family protein, encoding MIKVVTSEERHTSDRGWIHSEFSFSFADYDDPSNAHFGCLLAHNDNTLMPQEGFKRHPHHDLEIVSYVISGTLKHTDTMGTEELLEPGTVQVMSAGTGVEHSETNPSTEEPVRFLQMWFLPSERKAKPTYTNRRFQPEDHLNRLCPIVSGQAGEGTEDALPIHQDVTCYLSKLESGKKLMYPQHEDRRTHLFLISGHISIECADGNFDLKPGDAARIRKSCDLQITGTGSEPAEFVLIDLP
- a CDS encoding alpha/beta fold hydrolase: MEKVMCDGTTICYAEQGQGDALILLHGYCGSSSYWDEVVPELARSYRCIVPDLRGHGKTDAPVGSYTMDQMGNDVLQLMDELKVEKATLLGHSMGGYIALSIAQRHPERLNAFGLIHSTAYPDSEEGKEKRLRAVSTIQTDGIVNFVDGLVPALFAPEHVESMSAQVTRVKEIGYQTAPQGAAGAALAMRERPDRRDVLSATPLPVLLVAGEKDAVIPPERTFTSDKPHIVQAVIPGVGHMSMYEAPEQLIQVIKQFMDGLSSSK
- a CDS encoding DUF1128 domain-containing protein, whose amino-acid sequence is MDLTQASTANMEYMIEAIKTKLRMASGAAMQGSSFPLEKYEDLHDLYEMVMGKEHLSISEVEAVASELGNLRK
- the yyaC gene encoding spore protease YyaC; translated protein: MAAYKRELIRKQNRETRRSVQGEELDLFFHNIYQVHSPDEITFVCIGTDRSTGDALGPLTGSLLEGKGVGHVIGTMPYPCDADTLQQKLACIPPHQVIIAIDACLGPKAAIGHFYLFNQALNPAESVGGNLPSVGHYSVAAVVNANGPRPYTVLQMTSLHQVMNMSHMIAEAVLKAAVSGQTFHS